One window of the Rhizobiaceae bacterium genome contains the following:
- the mdh gene encoding malate dehydrogenase — MARNKIALIGSGMIGGTLAHLVGLKELGDVVLFDIAEGVPQGKSLDIAESSPVDGFDAKYSGANDYSAIEGADVCIVTAGVPRKPGMSRDDLLGINLKVMEQVGAGIAKYAPNAFVICITNPLDAMVWALQKFSGLPANKVVGMAGVLDSARFRYFLSEEFNVSVEDVSAMTLGGHGDDMVPMVRYSTVAGIPLPDLVKMGWTSQEKLDAIVERTRKGGGEIVALLKTGSAYYAPAASAIAMAESYLRDKKRVLPCAAHLAGQYGIKDMYVGVPVVIGADGVERIVEIAFDAGEKAMFEKSVAAVKGLCDACVTIAPSLK; from the coding sequence ATGGCACGCAACAAGATCGCGCTCATCGGCTCCGGCATGATCGGCGGCACTCTGGCCCATCTCGTCGGCCTCAAGGAACTGGGCGATGTCGTCCTCTTCGATATTGCCGAGGGTGTGCCGCAGGGCAAGAGCCTCGACATCGCCGAATCCTCGCCGGTCGATGGCTTCGACGCGAAATATAGTGGCGCCAACGACTATTCCGCGATCGAAGGCGCGGATGTCTGCATCGTCACCGCCGGCGTGCCGCGCAAGCCGGGCATGAGCCGCGACGATCTCCTCGGCATCAACCTCAAGGTGATGGAGCAGGTCGGCGCGGGTATCGCGAAATATGCGCCGAACGCCTTCGTCATCTGCATCACCAACCCGCTCGACGCCATGGTCTGGGCGTTGCAGAAATTCTCCGGCCTGCCGGCGAACAAGGTGGTCGGCATGGCCGGCGTGCTGGATTCGGCCCGCTTCCGCTACTTCCTCTCGGAAGAGTTCAACGTTTCGGTCGAGGATGTGAGCGCCATGACGCTCGGCGGCCATGGCGACGACATGGTGCCGATGGTGCGCTACTCCACCGTCGCCGGCATTCCCCTGCCCGATCTCGTCAAGATGGGCTGGACCAGCCAGGAGAAGCTCGATGCCATCGTCGAGCGCACCCGCAAGGGCGGCGGCGAGATCGTCGCGCTGCTCAAGACCGGCTCAGCCTATTACGCGCCCGCCGCTTCCGCCATCGCCATGGCCGAGAGCTATCTCAGGGACAAGAAGCGCGTCCTGCCCTGCGCGGCGCATCTCGCGGGACAGTACGGCATCAAGGACATGTATGTCGGCGTGCCGGTCGTGATCGGCGCCGACGGCGTCGAGCGCATCGTGGAGATCGCCTTCGACGCAGGCGAAAAGGCCATGTTCGAAAAATCCGTCGCGGCGGTGAAGGGGCTCTGCGACGCCTGCGTCACCATCGCTCCCAGCCTGAAATAA
- the zapE gene encoding cell division protein ZapE — MHIRDGLQPRATIRQRYDHLVGTGEIRSDPAQFPVVAALDGLIDEIASKRLAQKSSALGWLFGKRREQKAPVKGLYVHGGVGRGKTMLMDMFFELVPVRRKRRAHFNDFMADVHDRIQRQRQARKEGRVTEDDPIPPVARELAAESWVLCFDEFTVTDIADAMILSRLFSALFAEGVVLVATSNVAPKNLYRDGLNRQLFLPFIDTLQRHVTVMTLDSETDYRLEKLDRLKVYLTPLDGQTERHMDETWAAVIRGRTPSAEEISLKGRQIRVPAAAGDVARFDFSDLCSKPLGARDFLAIAARYRTILIDRIPVLADGQRNEAKRFILLIDTLYDSHARLIASAAAAPDKLYAGKSGTEAFEFERTASRLIEMQSAEWLEQWRAAA; from the coding sequence ATGCATATTCGCGACGGGCTCCAGCCGCGCGCCACCATCCGGCAACGCTATGACCATCTGGTCGGTACCGGCGAGATTCGATCCGATCCCGCCCAGTTTCCGGTTGTCGCGGCGCTCGACGGCCTGATCGATGAAATCGCCAGCAAGCGCCTCGCCCAGAAGTCGAGCGCGCTTGGTTGGCTGTTCGGCAAGCGCCGCGAGCAGAAGGCGCCTGTCAAGGGCCTCTATGTCCATGGCGGCGTCGGGCGTGGCAAGACCATGCTGATGGACATGTTCTTCGAGCTTGTCCCCGTCCGCCGCAAGCGCCGCGCGCATTTCAACGATTTCATGGCGGACGTTCACGACCGCATCCAGCGGCAGCGCCAGGCGCGCAAGGAAGGCCGGGTGACGGAGGATGACCCGATCCCGCCGGTGGCGCGCGAGCTTGCGGCCGAATCCTGGGTCCTGTGCTTCGATGAGTTCACGGTGACCGATATTGCGGATGCGATGATCCTGTCGCGTCTGTTCTCCGCCCTGTTCGCCGAGGGCGTCGTTCTGGTCGCCACCTCCAATGTCGCGCCCAAAAATCTCTATCGAGACGGCCTGAACCGACAGCTTTTCCTGCCCTTCATCGATACGCTTCAGCGTCACGTGACGGTAATGACGCTGGATTCGGAGACCGACTACCGCCTGGAGAAGCTGGATCGGCTGAAGGTTTATCTCACACCGCTCGACGGGCAGACCGAGCGGCATATGGACGAGACCTGGGCGGCCGTCATCCGAGGCCGGACGCCGTCCGCGGAGGAGATTTCCCTGAAGGGGCGTCAGATCCGGGTGCCGGCCGCCGCCGGGGACGTGGCGCGTTTCGACTTCTCCGATCTTTGCAGCAAGCCGCTTGGCGCACGCGACTTTCTGGCGATCGCGGCGCGCTATCGCACCATCCTCATCGACCGTATTCCCGTGCTCGCGGACGGACAGCGCAACGAAGCCAAGCGCTTCATCCTGCTCATCGACACGCTATACGACAGCCACGCCCGCCTGATCGCGAGCGCCGCCGCGGCCCCGGACAAGCTCTATGCCGGAAAGAGCGGAACGGAAGCCTTCGAATTCGAGCGCACCGCCTCGCGGCTGATCGAAATGCAGAGTGCAGAATGGCTTGAGCAATGGCGGGCGGCTGCTTAG
- a CDS encoding AprI/Inh family metalloprotease inhibitor, with the protein MLITRTAVLAAAFAVLAASGCTSSRFASENTQPAPLPAAPSGQVSSQQLPPPATPQPSATEFPTAPETQVAALPQPDANAPDLTPGSVAGVWNASVSGQTCKVATPQTKFGQGYRAGPLRCPAPIDGVKSWSVSGKQLTLYDESGSTLARLYASGPEKFDGQTSGGVAITLSR; encoded by the coding sequence ATGCTGATTACGAGAACCGCAGTTCTGGCTGCCGCCTTCGCGGTGCTCGCCGCAAGCGGCTGCACGAGCTCGCGCTTCGCATCAGAGAACACGCAGCCGGCGCCGCTTCCGGCCGCGCCATCCGGGCAGGTGAGCAGCCAGCAATTGCCTCCGCCGGCAACGCCGCAACCCTCGGCGACCGAATTTCCGACCGCGCCGGAGACGCAGGTCGCGGCTCTCCCGCAACCGGACGCGAATGCGCCGGATCTCACGCCCGGCAGCGTTGCCGGCGTATGGAACGCCAGCGTTTCCGGCCAGACCTGCAAGGTGGCGACCCCGCAGACCAAGTTCGGTCAGGGCTATCGCGCCGGTCCTCTGCGCTGTCCCGCGCCGATCGACGGGGTGAAGTCGTGGAGCGTGTCCGGCAAGCAGCTGACGCTTTACGACGAGAGCGGCAGCACGCTCGCGCGCCTCTACGCCTCCGGTCCCGAAAAGTTTGACGGGCAGACCTCCGGTGGCGTAGCGATCACATTGAGCCGCTGA
- a CDS encoding DUF1328 domain-containing protein, producing MLKWILILLIAAAVLSLLGFPRLAGVAATGARLLIALVLILFLLVLLGLIVVT from the coding sequence ATGCTCAAATGGATACTCATCCTGCTGATTGCGGCGGCAGTGCTCAGCCTGCTCGGCTTTCCGCGTCTGGCCGGAGTTGCGGCGACAGGCGCGCGCCTGCTGATTGCCCTCGTTTTGATCCTGTTCCTGCTGGTGCTGCTTGGCCTGATCGTCGTGACGTAA
- the dapF gene encoding diaminopimelate epimerase: MSARAEFAKMNGLGNEIIVADMRGRADRVSAAAAVALNADPATKFDQIMAIQDPKTPGTAYFVDILNSDGSKAQACGNGMRCVVQALAGETGQKIFTFETVAGIINAEEHADGSISVDLGKPRFGWQDIPLAEEFRDTRAIELQIGPIDAPVLHSPSVVSMGNPHAIFWVDRDVWSYELDKFGPLLENHPIFPERANITIAEVAARDHLIIRTWERGAGLTRACGSAACAAAVAGARTGRTERTIRLTAPGGDLRVEWRADDHVILTGPAEWEFSGSFDPATGAWSRATESAA; encoded by the coding sequence ATGTCGGCACGCGCAGAATTCGCCAAGATGAACGGACTCGGCAACGAGATAATCGTCGCCGACATGCGCGGGCGTGCCGATCGCGTCTCGGCGGCGGCGGCCGTCGCGCTCAATGCCGATCCGGCGACGAAGTTCGACCAGATCATGGCGATCCAAGATCCGAAGACTCCGGGTACGGCCTATTTCGTCGACATCCTCAATTCCGACGGGTCGAAGGCGCAGGCCTGCGGCAACGGCATGCGCTGCGTCGTGCAGGCGCTAGCCGGCGAAACCGGACAGAAGATCTTCACCTTCGAGACGGTGGCCGGCATCATCAATGCCGAGGAGCATGCGGACGGTTCGATCTCGGTCGATCTCGGCAAGCCGCGCTTCGGCTGGCAGGATATTCCGCTGGCTGAGGAGTTTCGCGACACGCGCGCCATCGAGTTGCAGATCGGGCCGATCGACGCGCCGGTGCTGCATTCGCCGTCGGTCGTGTCGATGGGAAATCCGCATGCGATCTTCTGGGTGGATCGGGACGTCTGGTCCTACGAACTCGACAAGTTCGGCCCGCTCCTCGAAAACCATCCGATCTTTCCCGAGCGCGCAAACATCACGATCGCAGAGGTCGCTGCGCGTGATCACCTGATCATTAGAACGTGGGAACGCGGCGCAGGTCTGACGCGCGCCTGTGGTTCGGCCGCCTGCGCGGCGGCGGTCGCCGGCGCGCGCACCGGTCGCACCGAACGCACGATCCGGCTCACTGCGCCGGGCGGTGATCTTCGTGTGGAATGGCGCGCCGACGATCATGTTATCCTCACCGGTCCGGCCGAATGGGAGTTTTCCGGCAGCTTCGATCCGGCCACCGGCGCATGGTCCCGCGCCACGGAAAGCGCGGCCTGA
- the mtaB gene encoding tRNA (N(6)-L-threonylcarbamoyladenosine(37)-C(2))-methylthiotransferase MtaB: MGVDIVTFGCRLNTYESEVMRREAEAAGLGALKDGAVIFNTCAVTAEAVRQAKQSIRKARRENPNVRIIVTGCAAQTEPGSFVEMDEVDLVLGNEEKLKAHSYRALPDFGVNDTEKARVNDIFSVRETASHMVDAIEGRARAFVQVQNGCDHRCTFCIIPYGRGNSRSVPMGAVVEQVKRLTDNGYAEIVLTGVDMTSYGADLPGAPRLGKLVRSILRQVPEVKRLRLSSIDSVEADDDLLECIATEPRLMPHLHLSLQAGDDLILKRMKRRHLRDDSIRFCEDVRRLRPDIVFGADIIAGFPTETETMFENSLKLIDECGLTHLHVFPFSPREGTPAARMPQVDRRAVKARAARLREAGDRAYARHLTSLAGTPQLLLIEREGSGRTEGFTLASVRFGAAGEIVEALIAGHDGNRLIAAPAAARAA; this comes from the coding sequence ATGGGCGTCGATATCGTCACCTTCGGCTGCCGGCTCAACACCTACGAGTCGGAAGTGATGCGGCGCGAGGCGGAAGCCGCTGGGCTCGGCGCGTTGAAGGACGGCGCGGTAATCTTCAACACCTGCGCCGTGACGGCCGAGGCCGTGCGCCAAGCCAAGCAGTCGATCCGCAAGGCTCGGCGTGAAAACCCGAACGTTCGCATCATCGTCACCGGCTGCGCCGCGCAGACGGAGCCGGGCAGCTTCGTCGAGATGGACGAGGTCGATCTCGTGCTCGGCAATGAGGAGAAGCTGAAGGCGCATTCCTATCGCGCACTGCCCGATTTCGGCGTCAACGACACGGAGAAGGCGCGGGTCAACGACATCTTTTCCGTGCGCGAAACGGCCTCGCACATGGTCGACGCCATCGAGGGCCGGGCCCGCGCCTTCGTGCAGGTGCAGAACGGCTGTGATCATCGCTGCACCTTCTGCATCATCCCTTACGGACGCGGCAATTCCCGCTCCGTGCCGATGGGCGCTGTGGTCGAGCAGGTGAAACGGCTGACCGACAACGGCTATGCCGAGATCGTGCTGACGGGCGTCGACATGACCAGCTACGGCGCGGACCTGCCGGGCGCGCCGAGGCTGGGCAAGCTGGTGCGCAGCATTTTGCGGCAGGTGCCGGAGGTGAAGCGGCTGCGTCTCTCCTCCATCGATTCGGTCGAGGCCGACGACGATCTGCTGGAATGTATCGCCACCGAGCCGCGCCTGATGCCGCATCTGCACCTTTCCTTGCAGGCCGGCGACGACCTGATCCTGAAGCGCATGAAGCGCCGCCATCTGCGCGACGATTCCATCCGCTTCTGCGAGGATGTGCGGCGGCTGAGGCCAGACATCGTGTTCGGCGCGGACATCATCGCCGGCTTCCCGACCGAGACGGAGACGATGTTCGAGAACTCGCTGAAGCTGATCGATGAATGCGGCCTGACGCATCTGCATGTCTTTCCGTTCAGCCCCCGCGAAGGTACGCCGGCCGCACGCATGCCGCAGGTCGACCGCCGTGCGGTCAAGGCACGCGCGGCGCGGCTGCGCGAAGCGGGCGACCGTGCGTATGCACGACATCTCACATCCCTCGCGGGAACACCGCAGCTATTGCTGATCGAGCGTGAGGGGTCCGGCCGCACGGAAGGTTTCACGCTGGCCAGCGTGCGGTTCGGCGCCGCGGGCGAGATCGTCGAAGCGTTGATCGCCGGGCATGACGGCAACCGCCTGATTGCCGCTCCGGCCGCCGCGCGGGCGGCTTAA
- the ftsY gene encoding signal recognition particle-docking protein FtsY, which produces MALGILKKVFSFGKKEVVETPGLRTDGDELKPLDSAVLEAATLEAATLEGEAAVRAETEARQAAEEAARREAEEKAALEAAAKAAAEAERLAEQERRAAEEAAALQAAEDEAARRAAIKLAEEAATRAEQESRRLAEAAAAQKAAQARAAEAAARETAEAAAKAVEAERQAAAALAEREAAKENVAREAAVAAATETQRRAEQEQSSRAAALEPTAQPVSPRPAEGKVTVARKVEQKAEPQPAVPAPAPRPSWFQRLRQGLSRSSRELTSNVSGLFTKRKLDEETLQDLEDVLIRADLGLETALRITDSLASGRYGKNVSDEEVRAVMAEEIGKVLAPVAQALELDLSHKPHVILVVGVNGTGKTTTIGKLAAKLTEGGLSVMLAAGDTFRAAAIEQLKIWGERTKSPVVSSKLGADAAGLAYDAFEQARAAGSDVLIIDTAGRLQNKAELMAELEKIVRVLGKLDPEAPHTVLQTVDATTGQNALNQVEIFRNVAGVNGLVMTKLDGTARGGILIAIAAKHKLPVYFIGVGEQVDDLEPFSAGDFAKAIAGVQG; this is translated from the coding sequence ATGGCTTTGGGTATCCTCAAGAAGGTCTTTTCCTTCGGCAAGAAGGAAGTGGTCGAGACGCCCGGCCTGCGCACCGACGGCGATGAGCTGAAGCCGCTCGATTCGGCGGTGCTCGAGGCTGCGACACTCGAGGCTGCGACGCTGGAAGGCGAAGCCGCCGTCCGGGCTGAGACCGAAGCAAGACAAGCCGCCGAGGAAGCAGCCCGGAGAGAAGCCGAAGAGAAGGCGGCTCTGGAGGCTGCCGCGAAGGCGGCGGCAGAAGCCGAAAGATTGGCCGAACAGGAACGTCGCGCAGCCGAGGAAGCTGCAGCGCTGCAGGCTGCGGAAGACGAGGCCGCGAGACGGGCCGCCATCAAGCTGGCCGAGGAGGCCGCGACAAGAGCCGAGCAGGAATCGAGACGACTGGCGGAAGCCGCCGCTGCGCAGAAGGCGGCGCAGGCTAGAGCTGCCGAGGCTGCTGCCCGCGAAACCGCCGAAGCTGCCGCAAAGGCCGTGGAGGCGGAGCGTCAGGCCGCAGCCGCACTCGCCGAAAGAGAGGCAGCCAAGGAAAATGTCGCGCGCGAGGCGGCGGTGGCGGCTGCAACGGAAACGCAGAGGCGGGCGGAGCAGGAGCAATCGTCACGCGCGGCGGCGCTCGAACCCACCGCGCAGCCCGTTTCCCCGCGCCCTGCCGAAGGCAAGGTCACCGTCGCCAGAAAGGTCGAGCAGAAGGCTGAGCCTCAACCCGCGGTGCCGGCGCCCGCTCCGCGCCCGTCATGGTTCCAGCGGCTCAGGCAAGGTCTGTCGCGCTCATCGCGCGAGCTGACCAGCAACGTCTCGGGCCTCTTCACGAAGCGCAAGCTGGACGAGGAAACGCTGCAGGATCTGGAGGATGTGCTGATCCGCGCCGATCTCGGCCTCGAGACGGCGTTACGCATCACCGATTCTCTGGCTTCCGGCCGCTACGGCAAGAACGTGTCGGACGAGGAAGTCCGCGCCGTGATGGCCGAGGAGATTGGTAAGGTGCTCGCCCCGGTCGCGCAAGCGCTGGAACTCGACCTGTCGCACAAGCCGCATGTCATCCTCGTGGTCGGCGTCAACGGCACCGGCAAGACGACGACGATCGGCAAGCTGGCGGCAAAGCTCACCGAAGGCGGGCTTTCGGTGATGCTTGCGGCCGGCGACACCTTTCGCGCCGCCGCCATCGAGCAACTCAAAATCTGGGGCGAGCGCACGAAGTCGCCCGTCGTTTCTTCCAAGCTCGGCGCGGATGCGGCGGGGCTTGCCTACGACGCGTTCGAGCAAGCCAGGGCAGCAGGTTCCGACGTGCTCATCATCGACACCGCCGGCCGGCTGCAGAACAAGGCCGAACTGATGGCGGAACTGGAGAAGATCGTGCGCGTGCTCGGCAAGCTCGATCCGGAGGCGCCGCATACGGTGCTCCAGACGGTGGATGCCACGACCGGCCAGAACGCGCTCAATCAGGTGGAGATCTTCCGCAACGTCGCCGGCGTCAATGGGCTGGTGATGACCAAGCTCGACGGAACGGCGCGGGGTGGCATCCTCATCGCCATCGCCGCCAAGCACAAGCTGCCAGTCTATTTCATCGGCGTCGGCGAGCAGGTCGACGATCTCGAACCGTTTTCCGCCGGCGACTTCGCCAAGGCGATTGCAGGGGTGCAGGGATGA
- a CDS encoding septation protein A, which yields MNEPILERDPADPRKKEMNPLLKLALELGPLLIFFFANTRGEWLVQKFPVLGAFGGPIFLATGLFMIATAIALVVSWILVRSLPIMPLVSGVVVFVFGALTLYLQDDVFIKMKPTIVNTLFGGVLLGGLAFGKSLLGYVFDSAFKLDAEGWKKLTFRWGLFFLFLAFANEIVWRNFSTDAWVAFKVWGIMPITLVFTLSQMPLIMRHSADENAGK from the coding sequence ATGAACGAACCCATTCTCGAGCGCGACCCCGCCGACCCGCGGAAGAAGGAAATGAACCCGCTTCTGAAGCTCGCGCTCGAACTCGGTCCGCTGCTGATCTTCTTCTTTGCCAACACGCGCGGCGAATGGCTGGTGCAGAAATTCCCGGTGCTGGGCGCCTTCGGCGGCCCGATCTTCCTAGCCACGGGCCTGTTCATGATCGCCACGGCGATCGCGCTCGTGGTGTCCTGGATTCTTGTCAGGTCGCTGCCGATCATGCCGCTTGTGTCGGGCGTCGTCGTCTTCGTCTTCGGCGCGTTGACGCTCTATCTGCAGGATGACGTCTTCATCAAGATGAAGCCGACCATCGTCAATACGCTGTTCGGCGGTGTGCTTCTGGGCGGCCTCGCTTTCGGCAAGTCGCTGCTCGGCTATGTTTTCGATTCCGCCTTCAAGCTCGACGCCGAAGGATGGAAGAAGCTCACCTTTCGTTGGGGCCTGTTCTTCCTCTTCCTGGCTTTTGCCAACGAGATCGTCTGGCGCAATTTCTCGACCGACGCCTGGGTGGCGTTCAAGGTCTGGGGCATCATGCCGATCACCCTCGTCTTCACCTTGAGTCAGATGCCGCTGATCATGCGCCACTCCGCTGACGAAAACGCCGGCAAATAG
- a CDS encoding pyridoxamine 5'-phosphate oxidase family protein — protein sequence MEFISTSEELREHYKPASDGSLKKEMRTLDAHVRKFLANSPFVLIGTSDGSGNADVTPKGDKPGFVTVLDDATIAIPDRPGNNRLDTWENVLVNPAVGLLFLIPGMNETLRINGTGRITVDGTLRERLSAEGKAPLSVLVVEIRAVYMHCAKAFMRSQLWQPETWQPRSAMPTLGEILKDQIKFAESAASKDRWLDEVYRQEMW from the coding sequence ATGGAGTTCATCAGCACAAGTGAGGAACTGCGCGAGCACTACAAACCAGCCTCCGACGGCTCGCTGAAGAAGGAGATGCGGACGCTCGACGCGCATGTGCGAAAATTTCTCGCCAACAGCCCCTTCGTGCTGATCGGCACGTCGGACGGCAGCGGCAATGCCGACGTGACGCCGAAAGGCGACAAGCCCGGCTTCGTCACCGTGCTTGACGACGCAACCATCGCCATCCCCGACCGCCCCGGCAACAATCGGCTCGACACATGGGAAAACGTGCTCGTCAATCCGGCTGTGGGGCTACTGTTCCTTATACCCGGCATGAACGAGACGCTCCGGATCAACGGCACCGGACGGATCACCGTCGACGGAACGCTACGTGAGCGCCTTTCCGCCGAAGGCAAGGCGCCGCTCAGCGTGCTGGTGGTCGAAATACGCGCCGTATACATGCATTGCGCCAAGGCATTCATGCGCTCCCAGCTCTGGCAGCCGGAGACATGGCAGCCGCGTTCGGCCATGCCGACGCTGGGCGAGATCCTTAAGGACCAGATCAAATTCGCCGAAAGCGCAGCCTCGAAGGACCGCTGGCTGGACGAGGTCTACAGACAGGAAATGTGGTGA
- a CDS encoding N-acetyltransferase family protein has product MPDFDMRPARIDDLPRITAIYADAVLNGTATYELEPPSIEEMAARFSATTDSGYPYLVAARGEFVLAYAYASVFRTRPAYRFIVENSIYVAPEARGAGIGRVLMGSLITECERLGFRQILAVIGDGSPSSASVKLHERLGFRHCGTLEATGWKHGRWLDTVLMQLSINGGRQSDPDPQSLPERRFRETR; this is encoded by the coding sequence ATGCCTGATTTCGACATGAGGCCCGCCCGGATCGACGACCTGCCGCGCATCACCGCCATCTATGCGGACGCCGTGCTGAACGGCACCGCCACGTACGAACTGGAGCCGCCATCGATCGAGGAGATGGCGGCGCGCTTCAGTGCGACCACAGACAGCGGCTATCCCTATCTCGTCGCGGCCAGGGGCGAATTTGTGTTGGCATATGCCTATGCCAGCGTCTTCCGCACGCGGCCCGCCTATCGTTTCATCGTCGAGAATTCGATCTATGTGGCACCGGAAGCGAGGGGAGCAGGTATCGGCAGGGTGCTGATGGGCTCCCTGATCACGGAATGCGAACGCCTCGGCTTCCGCCAGATCCTTGCCGTCATCGGCGACGGATCACCGAGCAGCGCTTCGGTGAAGCTGCATGAGAGGCTGGGCTTCCGGCATTGCGGCACGCTTGAGGCGACAGGCTGGAAACACGGCCGCTGGCTGGACACCGTCCTGATGCAGTTGTCGATCAACGGAGGTCGTCAATCAGATCCGGACCCGCAATCGCTTCCGGAAAGGCGGTTCAGGGAAACCCGCTGA
- a CDS encoding DUF1244 domain-containing protein: MSDLTPEQQRDFEAAAFRRLVQHLRERSDVQNIDLMNLAGFCRNCLSNWYRDAASAAGVDLDRDASREIVYGMPYAEWQKKYQTETSEAKKALFEARRPKDH, translated from the coding sequence ATGTCCGACCTCACGCCCGAACAGCAGCGCGATTTCGAGGCGGCCGCCTTCCGCCGCTTGGTGCAGCATCTGCGCGAACGCAGCGACGTGCAGAATATCGACCTGATGAACCTCGCCGGCTTCTGCCGCAACTGCCTGTCGAACTGGTATCGAGATGCCGCCAGCGCGGCTGGCGTCGATCTCGACAGGGATGCGTCGCGGGAAATCGTCTACGGCATGCCTTATGCCGAGTGGCAGAAGAAATACCAGACGGAAACGTCGGAAGCCAAGAAAGCCCTGTTCGAAGCGCGGCGGCCGAAGGATCATTGA
- a CDS encoding N-formylglutamate amidohydrolase has protein sequence MVRTVVFRPFEMIEGDRGRGLVLLADHAGRALPDEYGDLGLPQAEFDRHIAYDIGVERVTRRLAELTGAPALMANFSRLLIDPNRGEDDPTLIRQLYDGTVVPGNYPMTAEERERRLDLFYRPYHDAVGALVASVHAATGAAPFVFSIHSFTPSMQGQQRPWHVGILWDLDDRAPRALIDLLSKDAALVVGDNEPYDGALRGDTMFRHAIVNGFAHALIEIRQDLIADDAGADQWAERLAPIVEAVNARPDIHERRKFGSRTGPFDSVI, from the coding sequence ATGGTGCGTACCGTTGTCTTTCGGCCCTTCGAGATGATCGAGGGAGACCGCGGGCGCGGCCTGGTGCTGCTCGCCGATCATGCCGGGCGCGCGCTGCCGGACGAATATGGCGACCTTGGCTTGCCGCAGGCTGAGTTCGACCGCCACATAGCCTATGATATCGGGGTGGAGCGGGTGACCCGCAGGCTGGCCGAATTGACCGGCGCGCCGGCGCTTATGGCGAATTTTTCCCGTCTCCTGATCGATCCCAATCGCGGCGAGGATGATCCGACGCTTATCCGACAGCTCTATGACGGCACGGTGGTTCCCGGGAACTATCCGATGACGGCGGAGGAACGGGAGCGCCGGCTCGATCTCTTCTACCGGCCCTATCACGACGCCGTCGGCGCTCTGGTCGCCTCGGTGCATGCAGCTACCGGTGCGGCGCCTTTCGTGTTCTCGATCCATTCATTCACGCCGTCGATGCAGGGTCAGCAGCGGCCGTGGCATGTCGGCATATTGTGGGATCTCGACGATCGCGCGCCGCGCGCGCTGATCGACCTGCTGTCAAAGGACGCGGCGCTCGTGGTCGGCGACAACGAGCCCTATGACGGGGCTTTGCGCGGCGATACCATGTTCCGGCACGCCATCGTCAACGGCTTTGCGCATGCGCTCATCGAGATACGGCAGGATCTGATCGCCGACGATGCCGGCGCCGACCAATGGGCCGAACGGCTCGCGCCGATCGTCGAGGCGGTGAATGCCCGGCCCGACATACACGAGCGCCGCAAATTCGGCTCGCGGACCGGGCCGTTCGACTCTGTGATATAG
- a CDS encoding DUF1036 domain-containing protein, producing MLPALGTTAALADFRVCNGTQSLVGVAIGYRAAAGWVTEGWWHIAGSSCKTLIEGPLSSRYFYLYAEDAEKGGRWDGPVNMCVADKEFKINGVNDCFARGFQRAGFQEYDTGEQASWMVQLSGEAEPGGEAAPSGTEGQ from the coding sequence GTGCTACCGGCGCTGGGGACAACGGCTGCGCTTGCCGACTTTCGCGTCTGCAACGGCACGCAGAGCCTCGTCGGCGTCGCGATAGGATATCGCGCGGCAGCCGGCTGGGTGACGGAGGGCTGGTGGCATATCGCCGGCTCAAGCTGCAAGACGCTTATCGAAGGACCGCTCTCGTCGCGCTATTTCTATCTCTACGCCGAAGACGCCGAAAAGGGTGGCCGCTGGGACGGCCCCGTCAACATGTGCGTGGCCGACAAGGAGTTCAAGATCAACGGCGTCAACGATTGTTTTGCCCGCGGCTTCCAGCGCGCCGGCTTCCAGGAATACGACACTGGCGAGCAGGCGAGTTGGATGGTTCAGCTTTCCGGCGAAGCAGAACCGGGCGGCGAAGCCGCTCCCTCGGGAACTGAAGGTCAATGA